A single window of Anopheles moucheti chromosome 2, idAnoMoucSN_F20_07, whole genome shotgun sequence DNA harbors:
- the LOC128304643 gene encoding heat shock 70 kDa protein 4 isoform X1: MSVIGIDFGNESCYVAVAKAGGIETIANDYSLRATPACVAFVGRNRVLGVAAKNQQVTNMNNTIGNFKGLLGRKFNDPYVQDELRTLPYRTEALSDGGIGIRVNYLDEEHVFTPEQITAMLFTKLKDDAFKELKTQINDCVVTVPSYFTNAQRHALLDAANISGLNVLRLMNETTATALSYGFYKQDLPASEEKPRNVIFVDCGHASLQVSACAFHKGSLKMLASCSDAVGGRDFDLVLATHFNKEFQTKYKIDASSKKRAFLRLMAEVEKLKKNMSANSTKLPLNIECFMNEIDVHSSMQRSEMEELSSHLFGRIESTMRKLLADSKLTAEEIHSVEIVGGSSRIPAIKQLIEQIFGKSASTTLNQDEAVSRGAALQCAIMSPAMRVRDFTCTDVQAYPVLISWTDADGAHEMKVFDQYHASPFTRLLTVHRKEPLTINLHYEPNSAPYPDVFIGSYHLKGIKPDTNGEPQEVKVKVRINHNGIVTILSATMYERKESEEPASPTPATNGDQPKSGDATQNSASPQGDESSKVGEPMDIQEGSDDEHPKKDSKPNDSSGEGWTQRVTRWFTSDKKKKVTTKQVELTIDSKTHGFVHADLSKFFEEEMKMIANDRQEKERIDARNALEEQVYEVREKVQEDGTLHAYIDPQDAAEICRELEETENWLYEEGESCEKGVYKARLEKMRAKIEPVRNRCEEYSGQEQAFIELGHAVQQTLKAVEQFRAKDPRYEHLTETEMINITEAAQKAQKWYEEARSKLVIVRKTEDPPIKLADIRHETQTLTTCTNSVLNRPKPKPQTPPADQNQQNSSAGTGNNSAGQDSQQKTTGGDNQDSNTQKQTTEDSMDVE; encoded by the exons ATGTCAGTGATTGGAATTGACTTTGGAAACGAATCCTGCTATGTGGCTGTCGCTAAGGCCGGAGGAATCGAAACCATCGCAAATGACTACAGTTTGCGAGCCACACC AGCTTGTGTGGCTTTCGTAGGACGCAACCGCGTGCTTGGTGTTGCCGCCAAGAACCAACAAGTAACAAACATGAACAACACGATCGGTAACTTTAAGGGATTGCTTGGGCGAAAATTTAACGATCCTTATGTGCAGGATGAGCTTCGTACTCTTCCGTACCGGACGGAGGCGTTATCGGACGGTGGTATCGGAATACGAGTGAACTACCTAGACGAGGAGCATGTTTTTACTCCGGAGCAGATCACGGCGATGTTGTTCACCAAACTTAAAGATGACGCATTTAAAGAGCTAAAGACACAAATTAATGACTGTGTCGTCACCGTACCGTCGTACTTTACTAATGCTCAACGGCACGCCCTTCTTGATGCGGCCAACATTTCTGGCCTCAATGTGTTGCGACTCATGAATGAAACTACGGCCACGGCTTTAAGTTACGGCTTTTATAAACAGGATTTACCTGCGTCGGAAGAAAAACCACGAAACGTTATATTCGTCGATTGCGGCCATGCATCTTTACAGGTGTCTGCATGTGCGTTTCATAAGGGTTCGCTAAAAATGTTGGCCAGTTGTTCAGATGCTGTTGGTGGCCGGGATTTCGATCTAGTGTTGGCAACGCATTTTAACAAGGAGTTTCAAACGAAGTATAAGATAGATGCTTCATCCAAGAAGAG AGCTTTTCTACGCCTGATGGCGgaggtcgaaaaattgaagaaaaatatgtcAGCCAACAGCACAAAGCTACCATTAAACATCGAATGCTTCATGAACGAAATAGATGTCCATTCATCAATGCAACGTTCGGAGATGGAAGAGCTTTCGAGTCATTTGTTCGGGCGAATAGAATCAACGATGCGTAAGCTGCTTGCGGATTCGAAGCTTACGGCAGAGGAAATTCATTCGGTTGAAATCGTGGGTGGTAGCAGCCGCATTCCAGCTATCAAGCAGCTCATTGAACAAATTTTTGGCAAGTCTGCTAGTACTACGTTAAATCAGGATGAAGCTGTGTCCCGTGGAGCGGCTTTGCAATGTGCTATCATGTCGCCTGCAATGCGTGTGCGTGATTTCACTTGCACGGATGTGCAGGCCTATCCGGTGCTGATTTCCTGGACGGATGCAGATGGTGCTCATGAGATGAAGGTCTTCGACCAGTATCATGCATCACCGTTTACACGATTGTTAACCGTTCATCGTAAAGAACCGTTGACGATTAATTTGCATTACGAACCAAACAGTGCTCCCTATCCTGATGTATTTATTGGTTCATACCATTTGAAAGGCATTAAGCCCGATACGAATGGGGAGCCACAGGAAGTAAAAGTAAAGGTTCGGATTAATCATAACGGAATCGTTACTATATTAAGTGCAACGATGTACGAGCGCAAAGAAAGTGAAGAACCGGCATCGCCAACTCCAGCCACCAATGGAGATCAACCGAAAAGCGGTGATGCAACCCAAAATTCTGCATCACCACAGGGTGACGAATCTAGCAAGGTTGGAGAACCCATGGATATCCAAGAG GGTAGCGATGATGAGCATCCTAAAAAGGACTCTAAACCCAACGATAGTAGTGGAGAGGGTTGGACGCAACGTGTCACCAGATGGTTCACATCG gacaagaagaaaaaagtaacGACTAAACAAGTGGAATTGACGATTGATTCAAAAACGCATGGATTTGTTCATGCCGATTTGTCTAAATTCTTCGAAGAAGAG ATGAAAATGATTGCAAACGATCGTCAAGAGAAAGAGCGCATTGATGCCCGAAATGCACTGGAGGAACAAGTATATGAAGTACGTGAAAAAGTTCAAGAAGATGGCACCTTGCATGCTTACATCGATCCTCAAGATGCTGCCGAAATTTGTCGCGAACTGGAAGAAACTGAGAATTGGCTGTACGAAGAAGGTGAATCTTGCGAAAAGGGAGTATACAAAGCGCGATTAGAAAAAATGCGTGCTAAGATTGAGCCGGTTCGAAACCGTTGCGAAGAGTATAGCGGCCAGGAACAGGCATTTATAGAACTTGGGCATGCTGTTCAGCAAACTTTGAAAGCAGTGGAACAATTTCGGGCGAAAGACCCTAGATATGAACATCTTACGGAAACAGAAATGATTAACATTACCGAGGCTGCACAAAAGGCACAGAAATGGTACGAAGAGGCTCGGTCGAAGTTGGTCATCGTAAGGAAAACTGAAGATCCACCGATCAAGCTTGCAGATATTCGTCATGAAACGCAAACGCTAACGACATGCACGAATTCAGTTTTGAACAGACCAAAACCGAAGCCTCAGACTCCACCAGCAGACCAGAATCAACAAAATAGTTCAGCGGGAACGGGTAACAATAGTGCAGGCCAAGATTCGCAACAAAAAACTACAGGGGGTGATAATCAAGATTCTAACACACAGAAGCAAACGACAGAGGATTCCATGGATGTGGAATAG
- the LOC128304643 gene encoding heat shock 70 kDa protein 4 isoform X3, translating into MSVIGIDFGNESCYVAVAKAGGIETIANDYSLRATPACVAFVGRNRVLGVAAKNQQVTNMNNTIGNFKGLLGRKFNDPYVQDELRTLPYRTEALSDGGIGIRVNYLDEEHVFTPEQITAMLFTKLKDDAFKELKTQINDCVVTVPSYFTNAQRHALLDAANISGLNVLRLMNETTATALSYGFYKQDLPASEEKPRNVIFVDCGHASLQVSACAFHKGSLKMLASCSDAVGGRDFDLVLATHFNKEFQTKYKIDASSKKRAFLRLMAEVEKLKKNMSANSTKLPLNIECFMNEIDVHSSMQRSEMEELSSHLFGRIESTMRKLLADSKLTAEEIHSVEIVGGSSRIPAIKQLIEQIFGKSASTTLNQDEAVSRGAALQCAIMSPAMRVRDFTCTDVQAYPVLISWTDADGAHEMKVFDQYHASPFTRLLTVHRKEPLTINLHYEPNSAPYPDVFIGSYHLKGIKPDTNGEPQEVKVKVRINHNGIVTILSATMYERKESEEPASPTPATNGDQPKSGDATQNSASPQGDESSKVGEPMDIQEKDKKKKVTTKQVELTIDSKTHGFVHADLSKFFEEEMKMIANDRQEKERIDARNALEEQVYEVREKVQEDGTLHAYIDPQDAAEICRELEETENWLYEEGESCEKGVYKARLEKMRAKIEPVRNRCEEYSGQEQAFIELGHAVQQTLKAVEQFRAKDPRYEHLTETEMINITEAAQKAQKWYEEARSKLVIVRKTEDPPIKLADIRHETQTLTTCTNSVLNRPKPKPQTPPADQNQQNSSAGTGNNSAGQDSQQKTTGGDNQDSNTQKQTTEDSMDVE; encoded by the exons ATGTCAGTGATTGGAATTGACTTTGGAAACGAATCCTGCTATGTGGCTGTCGCTAAGGCCGGAGGAATCGAAACCATCGCAAATGACTACAGTTTGCGAGCCACACC AGCTTGTGTGGCTTTCGTAGGACGCAACCGCGTGCTTGGTGTTGCCGCCAAGAACCAACAAGTAACAAACATGAACAACACGATCGGTAACTTTAAGGGATTGCTTGGGCGAAAATTTAACGATCCTTATGTGCAGGATGAGCTTCGTACTCTTCCGTACCGGACGGAGGCGTTATCGGACGGTGGTATCGGAATACGAGTGAACTACCTAGACGAGGAGCATGTTTTTACTCCGGAGCAGATCACGGCGATGTTGTTCACCAAACTTAAAGATGACGCATTTAAAGAGCTAAAGACACAAATTAATGACTGTGTCGTCACCGTACCGTCGTACTTTACTAATGCTCAACGGCACGCCCTTCTTGATGCGGCCAACATTTCTGGCCTCAATGTGTTGCGACTCATGAATGAAACTACGGCCACGGCTTTAAGTTACGGCTTTTATAAACAGGATTTACCTGCGTCGGAAGAAAAACCACGAAACGTTATATTCGTCGATTGCGGCCATGCATCTTTACAGGTGTCTGCATGTGCGTTTCATAAGGGTTCGCTAAAAATGTTGGCCAGTTGTTCAGATGCTGTTGGTGGCCGGGATTTCGATCTAGTGTTGGCAACGCATTTTAACAAGGAGTTTCAAACGAAGTATAAGATAGATGCTTCATCCAAGAAGAG AGCTTTTCTACGCCTGATGGCGgaggtcgaaaaattgaagaaaaatatgtcAGCCAACAGCACAAAGCTACCATTAAACATCGAATGCTTCATGAACGAAATAGATGTCCATTCATCAATGCAACGTTCGGAGATGGAAGAGCTTTCGAGTCATTTGTTCGGGCGAATAGAATCAACGATGCGTAAGCTGCTTGCGGATTCGAAGCTTACGGCAGAGGAAATTCATTCGGTTGAAATCGTGGGTGGTAGCAGCCGCATTCCAGCTATCAAGCAGCTCATTGAACAAATTTTTGGCAAGTCTGCTAGTACTACGTTAAATCAGGATGAAGCTGTGTCCCGTGGAGCGGCTTTGCAATGTGCTATCATGTCGCCTGCAATGCGTGTGCGTGATTTCACTTGCACGGATGTGCAGGCCTATCCGGTGCTGATTTCCTGGACGGATGCAGATGGTGCTCATGAGATGAAGGTCTTCGACCAGTATCATGCATCACCGTTTACACGATTGTTAACCGTTCATCGTAAAGAACCGTTGACGATTAATTTGCATTACGAACCAAACAGTGCTCCCTATCCTGATGTATTTATTGGTTCATACCATTTGAAAGGCATTAAGCCCGATACGAATGGGGAGCCACAGGAAGTAAAAGTAAAGGTTCGGATTAATCATAACGGAATCGTTACTATATTAAGTGCAACGATGTACGAGCGCAAAGAAAGTGAAGAACCGGCATCGCCAACTCCAGCCACCAATGGAGATCAACCGAAAAGCGGTGATGCAACCCAAAATTCTGCATCACCACAGGGTGACGAATCTAGCAAGGTTGGAGAACCCATGGATATCCAAGAG AAA gacaagaagaaaaaagtaacGACTAAACAAGTGGAATTGACGATTGATTCAAAAACGCATGGATTTGTTCATGCCGATTTGTCTAAATTCTTCGAAGAAGAG ATGAAAATGATTGCAAACGATCGTCAAGAGAAAGAGCGCATTGATGCCCGAAATGCACTGGAGGAACAAGTATATGAAGTACGTGAAAAAGTTCAAGAAGATGGCACCTTGCATGCTTACATCGATCCTCAAGATGCTGCCGAAATTTGTCGCGAACTGGAAGAAACTGAGAATTGGCTGTACGAAGAAGGTGAATCTTGCGAAAAGGGAGTATACAAAGCGCGATTAGAAAAAATGCGTGCTAAGATTGAGCCGGTTCGAAACCGTTGCGAAGAGTATAGCGGCCAGGAACAGGCATTTATAGAACTTGGGCATGCTGTTCAGCAAACTTTGAAAGCAGTGGAACAATTTCGGGCGAAAGACCCTAGATATGAACATCTTACGGAAACAGAAATGATTAACATTACCGAGGCTGCACAAAAGGCACAGAAATGGTACGAAGAGGCTCGGTCGAAGTTGGTCATCGTAAGGAAAACTGAAGATCCACCGATCAAGCTTGCAGATATTCGTCATGAAACGCAAACGCTAACGACATGCACGAATTCAGTTTTGAACAGACCAAAACCGAAGCCTCAGACTCCACCAGCAGACCAGAATCAACAAAATAGTTCAGCGGGAACGGGTAACAATAGTGCAGGCCAAGATTCGCAACAAAAAACTACAGGGGGTGATAATCAAGATTCTAACACACAGAAGCAAACGACAGAGGATTCCATGGATGTGGAATAG
- the LOC128304643 gene encoding heat shock 70 kDa protein 4 isoform X2, which produces MSVIGIDFGNESCYVAVAKAGGIETIANDYSLRATPACVAFVGRNRVLGVAAKNQQVTNMNNTIGNFKGLLGRKFNDPYVQDELRTLPYRTEALSDGGIGIRVNYLDEEHVFTPEQITAMLFTKLKDDAFKELKTQINDCVVTVPSYFTNAQRHALLDAANISGLNVLRLMNETTATALSYGFYKQDLPASEEKPRNVIFVDCGHASLQVSACAFHKGSLKMLASCSDAVGGRDFDLVLATHFNKEFQTKYKIDASSKKRAFLRLMAEVEKLKKNMSANSTKLPLNIECFMNEIDVHSSMQRSEMEELSSHLFGRIESTMRKLLADSKLTAEEIHSVEIVGGSSRIPAIKQLIEQIFGKSASTTLNQDEAVSRGAALQCAIMSPAMRVRDFTCTDVQAYPVLISWTDADGAHEMKVFDQYHASPFTRLLTVHRKEPLTINLHYEPNSAPYPDVFIGSYHLKGIKPDTNGEPQEVKVKVRINHNGIVTILSATMYERKESEEPASPTPATNGDQPKSGDATQNSASPQGDESSKVGEPMDIQEDKKKKVTTKQVELTIDSKTHGFVHADLSKFFEEEMKMIANDRQEKERIDARNALEEQVYEVREKVQEDGTLHAYIDPQDAAEICRELEETENWLYEEGESCEKGVYKARLEKMRAKIEPVRNRCEEYSGQEQAFIELGHAVQQTLKAVEQFRAKDPRYEHLTETEMINITEAAQKAQKWYEEARSKLVIVRKTEDPPIKLADIRHETQTLTTCTNSVLNRPKPKPQTPPADQNQQNSSAGTGNNSAGQDSQQKTTGGDNQDSNTQKQTTEDSMDVE; this is translated from the exons ATGTCAGTGATTGGAATTGACTTTGGAAACGAATCCTGCTATGTGGCTGTCGCTAAGGCCGGAGGAATCGAAACCATCGCAAATGACTACAGTTTGCGAGCCACACC AGCTTGTGTGGCTTTCGTAGGACGCAACCGCGTGCTTGGTGTTGCCGCCAAGAACCAACAAGTAACAAACATGAACAACACGATCGGTAACTTTAAGGGATTGCTTGGGCGAAAATTTAACGATCCTTATGTGCAGGATGAGCTTCGTACTCTTCCGTACCGGACGGAGGCGTTATCGGACGGTGGTATCGGAATACGAGTGAACTACCTAGACGAGGAGCATGTTTTTACTCCGGAGCAGATCACGGCGATGTTGTTCACCAAACTTAAAGATGACGCATTTAAAGAGCTAAAGACACAAATTAATGACTGTGTCGTCACCGTACCGTCGTACTTTACTAATGCTCAACGGCACGCCCTTCTTGATGCGGCCAACATTTCTGGCCTCAATGTGTTGCGACTCATGAATGAAACTACGGCCACGGCTTTAAGTTACGGCTTTTATAAACAGGATTTACCTGCGTCGGAAGAAAAACCACGAAACGTTATATTCGTCGATTGCGGCCATGCATCTTTACAGGTGTCTGCATGTGCGTTTCATAAGGGTTCGCTAAAAATGTTGGCCAGTTGTTCAGATGCTGTTGGTGGCCGGGATTTCGATCTAGTGTTGGCAACGCATTTTAACAAGGAGTTTCAAACGAAGTATAAGATAGATGCTTCATCCAAGAAGAG AGCTTTTCTACGCCTGATGGCGgaggtcgaaaaattgaagaaaaatatgtcAGCCAACAGCACAAAGCTACCATTAAACATCGAATGCTTCATGAACGAAATAGATGTCCATTCATCAATGCAACGTTCGGAGATGGAAGAGCTTTCGAGTCATTTGTTCGGGCGAATAGAATCAACGATGCGTAAGCTGCTTGCGGATTCGAAGCTTACGGCAGAGGAAATTCATTCGGTTGAAATCGTGGGTGGTAGCAGCCGCATTCCAGCTATCAAGCAGCTCATTGAACAAATTTTTGGCAAGTCTGCTAGTACTACGTTAAATCAGGATGAAGCTGTGTCCCGTGGAGCGGCTTTGCAATGTGCTATCATGTCGCCTGCAATGCGTGTGCGTGATTTCACTTGCACGGATGTGCAGGCCTATCCGGTGCTGATTTCCTGGACGGATGCAGATGGTGCTCATGAGATGAAGGTCTTCGACCAGTATCATGCATCACCGTTTACACGATTGTTAACCGTTCATCGTAAAGAACCGTTGACGATTAATTTGCATTACGAACCAAACAGTGCTCCCTATCCTGATGTATTTATTGGTTCATACCATTTGAAAGGCATTAAGCCCGATACGAATGGGGAGCCACAGGAAGTAAAAGTAAAGGTTCGGATTAATCATAACGGAATCGTTACTATATTAAGTGCAACGATGTACGAGCGCAAAGAAAGTGAAGAACCGGCATCGCCAACTCCAGCCACCAATGGAGATCAACCGAAAAGCGGTGATGCAACCCAAAATTCTGCATCACCACAGGGTGACGAATCTAGCAAGGTTGGAGAACCCATGGATATCCAAGAG gacaagaagaaaaaagtaacGACTAAACAAGTGGAATTGACGATTGATTCAAAAACGCATGGATTTGTTCATGCCGATTTGTCTAAATTCTTCGAAGAAGAG ATGAAAATGATTGCAAACGATCGTCAAGAGAAAGAGCGCATTGATGCCCGAAATGCACTGGAGGAACAAGTATATGAAGTACGTGAAAAAGTTCAAGAAGATGGCACCTTGCATGCTTACATCGATCCTCAAGATGCTGCCGAAATTTGTCGCGAACTGGAAGAAACTGAGAATTGGCTGTACGAAGAAGGTGAATCTTGCGAAAAGGGAGTATACAAAGCGCGATTAGAAAAAATGCGTGCTAAGATTGAGCCGGTTCGAAACCGTTGCGAAGAGTATAGCGGCCAGGAACAGGCATTTATAGAACTTGGGCATGCTGTTCAGCAAACTTTGAAAGCAGTGGAACAATTTCGGGCGAAAGACCCTAGATATGAACATCTTACGGAAACAGAAATGATTAACATTACCGAGGCTGCACAAAAGGCACAGAAATGGTACGAAGAGGCTCGGTCGAAGTTGGTCATCGTAAGGAAAACTGAAGATCCACCGATCAAGCTTGCAGATATTCGTCATGAAACGCAAACGCTAACGACATGCACGAATTCAGTTTTGAACAGACCAAAACCGAAGCCTCAGACTCCACCAGCAGACCAGAATCAACAAAATAGTTCAGCGGGAACGGGTAACAATAGTGCAGGCCAAGATTCGCAACAAAAAACTACAGGGGGTGATAATCAAGATTCTAACACACAGAAGCAAACGACAGAGGATTCCATGGATGTGGAATAG
- the LOC128304643 gene encoding heat shock 70 kDa protein 4 isoform X4, with the protein MSVIGIDFGNESCYVAVAKAGGIETIANDYSLRATPACVAFVGRNRVLGVAAKNQQVTNMNNTIGNFKGLLGRKFNDPYVQDELRTLPYRTEALSDGGIGIRVNYLDEEHVFTPEQITAMLFTKLKDDAFKELKTQINDCVVTVPSYFTNAQRHALLDAANISGLNVLRLMNETTATALSYGFYKQDLPASEEKPRNVIFVDCGHASLQVSACAFHKGSLKMLASCSDAVGGRDFDLVLATHFNKEFQTKYKIDASSKKRAFLRLMAEVEKLKKNMSANSTKLPLNIECFMNEIDVHSSMQRSEMEELSSHLFGRIESTMRKLLADSKLTAEEIHSVEIVGGSSRIPAIKQLIEQIFGKSASTTLNQDEAVSRGAALQCAIMSPAMRVRDFTCTDVQAYPVLISWTDADGAHEMKVFDQYHASPFTRLLTVHRKEPLTINLHYEPNSAPYPDVFIGSYHLKGIKPDTNGEPQEVKVKVRINHNGIVTILSATMYERKESEEPASPTPATNGDQPKSGDATQNSASPQGDESSKDKKKKVTTKQVELTIDSKTHGFVHADLSKFFEEEMKMIANDRQEKERIDARNALEEQVYEVREKVQEDGTLHAYIDPQDAAEICRELEETENWLYEEGESCEKGVYKARLEKMRAKIEPVRNRCEEYSGQEQAFIELGHAVQQTLKAVEQFRAKDPRYEHLTETEMINITEAAQKAQKWYEEARSKLVIVRKTEDPPIKLADIRHETQTLTTCTNSVLNRPKPKPQTPPADQNQQNSSAGTGNNSAGQDSQQKTTGGDNQDSNTQKQTTEDSMDVE; encoded by the exons ATGTCAGTGATTGGAATTGACTTTGGAAACGAATCCTGCTATGTGGCTGTCGCTAAGGCCGGAGGAATCGAAACCATCGCAAATGACTACAGTTTGCGAGCCACACC AGCTTGTGTGGCTTTCGTAGGACGCAACCGCGTGCTTGGTGTTGCCGCCAAGAACCAACAAGTAACAAACATGAACAACACGATCGGTAACTTTAAGGGATTGCTTGGGCGAAAATTTAACGATCCTTATGTGCAGGATGAGCTTCGTACTCTTCCGTACCGGACGGAGGCGTTATCGGACGGTGGTATCGGAATACGAGTGAACTACCTAGACGAGGAGCATGTTTTTACTCCGGAGCAGATCACGGCGATGTTGTTCACCAAACTTAAAGATGACGCATTTAAAGAGCTAAAGACACAAATTAATGACTGTGTCGTCACCGTACCGTCGTACTTTACTAATGCTCAACGGCACGCCCTTCTTGATGCGGCCAACATTTCTGGCCTCAATGTGTTGCGACTCATGAATGAAACTACGGCCACGGCTTTAAGTTACGGCTTTTATAAACAGGATTTACCTGCGTCGGAAGAAAAACCACGAAACGTTATATTCGTCGATTGCGGCCATGCATCTTTACAGGTGTCTGCATGTGCGTTTCATAAGGGTTCGCTAAAAATGTTGGCCAGTTGTTCAGATGCTGTTGGTGGCCGGGATTTCGATCTAGTGTTGGCAACGCATTTTAACAAGGAGTTTCAAACGAAGTATAAGATAGATGCTTCATCCAAGAAGAG AGCTTTTCTACGCCTGATGGCGgaggtcgaaaaattgaagaaaaatatgtcAGCCAACAGCACAAAGCTACCATTAAACATCGAATGCTTCATGAACGAAATAGATGTCCATTCATCAATGCAACGTTCGGAGATGGAAGAGCTTTCGAGTCATTTGTTCGGGCGAATAGAATCAACGATGCGTAAGCTGCTTGCGGATTCGAAGCTTACGGCAGAGGAAATTCATTCGGTTGAAATCGTGGGTGGTAGCAGCCGCATTCCAGCTATCAAGCAGCTCATTGAACAAATTTTTGGCAAGTCTGCTAGTACTACGTTAAATCAGGATGAAGCTGTGTCCCGTGGAGCGGCTTTGCAATGTGCTATCATGTCGCCTGCAATGCGTGTGCGTGATTTCACTTGCACGGATGTGCAGGCCTATCCGGTGCTGATTTCCTGGACGGATGCAGATGGTGCTCATGAGATGAAGGTCTTCGACCAGTATCATGCATCACCGTTTACACGATTGTTAACCGTTCATCGTAAAGAACCGTTGACGATTAATTTGCATTACGAACCAAACAGTGCTCCCTATCCTGATGTATTTATTGGTTCATACCATTTGAAAGGCATTAAGCCCGATACGAATGGGGAGCCACAGGAAGTAAAAGTAAAGGTTCGGATTAATCATAACGGAATCGTTACTATATTAAGTGCAACGATGTACGAGCGCAAAGAAAGTGAAGAACCGGCATCGCCAACTCCAGCCACCAATGGAGATCAACCGAAAAGCGGTGATGCAACCCAAAATTCTGCATCACCACAGGGTGACGAATCTAGCAAG gacaagaagaaaaaagtaacGACTAAACAAGTGGAATTGACGATTGATTCAAAAACGCATGGATTTGTTCATGCCGATTTGTCTAAATTCTTCGAAGAAGAG ATGAAAATGATTGCAAACGATCGTCAAGAGAAAGAGCGCATTGATGCCCGAAATGCACTGGAGGAACAAGTATATGAAGTACGTGAAAAAGTTCAAGAAGATGGCACCTTGCATGCTTACATCGATCCTCAAGATGCTGCCGAAATTTGTCGCGAACTGGAAGAAACTGAGAATTGGCTGTACGAAGAAGGTGAATCTTGCGAAAAGGGAGTATACAAAGCGCGATTAGAAAAAATGCGTGCTAAGATTGAGCCGGTTCGAAACCGTTGCGAAGAGTATAGCGGCCAGGAACAGGCATTTATAGAACTTGGGCATGCTGTTCAGCAAACTTTGAAAGCAGTGGAACAATTTCGGGCGAAAGACCCTAGATATGAACATCTTACGGAAACAGAAATGATTAACATTACCGAGGCTGCACAAAAGGCACAGAAATGGTACGAAGAGGCTCGGTCGAAGTTGGTCATCGTAAGGAAAACTGAAGATCCACCGATCAAGCTTGCAGATATTCGTCATGAAACGCAAACGCTAACGACATGCACGAATTCAGTTTTGAACAGACCAAAACCGAAGCCTCAGACTCCACCAGCAGACCAGAATCAACAAAATAGTTCAGCGGGAACGGGTAACAATAGTGCAGGCCAAGATTCGCAACAAAAAACTACAGGGGGTGATAATCAAGATTCTAACACACAGAAGCAAACGACAGAGGATTCCATGGATGTGGAATAG